The Lutibacter sp. A64 genome segment TCTCTCGCCATTTAAGAATTCTTAGCAAAGCTGGTTTGCTTGAAGAAAATAAAGAGGGTAAATGGGTATATTATTTTATTAAAAAATCCGATGGTGAATTTATGCAATACATTAAAAAAGCAGTAAGTGTAATTTCAGAAAACGATATGACTTTTGAAATGCAGCGCTGCAAACAACTACTTTTAATTAGAGAAAAATAGCACATAAAAATTAATTAAAATCAACTTAGAAAAGATTTCTATGTCTTTTTATATGCGTTTTAATGCATATGTTAAAAAATAAAGTATTAGAATTATTAATTATATAAATATTTAAAACAATGACAGAAAATTTAAAATTAGCCTTAGACGAGTTTATACATGTTGGTGTAGCCTTATTCTTTATTATTGCGTTTGTATCAATTCTTACAGGTTTTGTAAGAGCGTATATTCCGCAAGATAAATTGCAAAGAAAATTAAGTAAAACAGGTAAGTATAGTGGTGTTATGGGTGCTTTATTAGGAATTCCAACTCCATTTTGTAGTGCTTCAATGGTTCCAGTATCAATGGGAATGCTTGAAATGGGAGCGCCGCTAGCAATGGTTTTTTCATTTTTATTATCTGCTCCATTAGCAAATTTTGTTGTAGTAGCCTTTATTTTTGCGGTATTTGGATTTAAAGTAGCAATAGTTTATTTTTTAATTGTATTTATTGGTGCCATACTTTTTGGAACTATTGTAGGAAAAACATCTCTTGTAAATCAAGTTAAAACAATTGGTAAAAAACCAGTAGGAGCTTCTAATAATACTTGTGGCATTCCTTCAGTTAAACAAGATAAAGCTGTAAATGTATCGAATGTTTCAGAATGTTCAATTGAAAATCAGCCACAAGTAACTTGTAGCCAACCTCAAGTTTCGAGCTGTACTGCTACAGTAGATAGTAAATTTTTGAATATTAAAAATGATAAAGTTAGAGAAGCTTTTGAATTTGCTTGGTCACTTTTTAAGCGTATTATGCCATATGTATTTATTGGAGCAGTAATTAGTGCAGTATCTGCAGCTTTTGTTCCAGATGCATTTGTGGAAAAATATTTAGGAAACGACAACCCTTTAGCAATACTTTTAGGGGCTGTTATTGGTGTGCCTTTATATCTTAGAATTGAAATGGCTATCCCTTTATTAAGTGTTTTAATAGGAAAAGGTATGAGTATGGGAGCTGCAATGGCATTGCTAATTGGTGGAACTGGAGCAAGTTTACCTGAAATAGCGATTGTTTCTTCTATGTTAAAACCTAAAGCGGTTGCTGCTTTTGTTGGTTCTATAATTGCAATAGCAATTATTGGAGGTTTTATCTTCTATTTTTTCTTTTAATGCTTAGTAACAATCGGATTTTGTTTTTATCAAAATCCGATTGTTTTTTTGATTAATACATCAACTATCTATAAGATTCATTAATCAACTTTTAAAATTAAAAACACCATTTCAAACTATAATTAATTAAATTTTTTTTATAGGGTTTAAAAGATAAAATAGTAACTTTATGCCTTCCAAAATTTGAGGCTCCATAGTTCAAGGGATAGAATAGAAGTTTCCTAAACTTTAGATCCAGGTTCGAGTCCTGGTGGAGTCACATACCAACATATTATTGATTTAATTTCTTTTTTTATTAGATTGTACTATATATAATTTTGGTATTCATTTTGCAAGCACTTTAAAAAATATAGTTTTTAATGAAGAAACTCAATATATATTTACTTTTTTTAATAAGTACACAATTCATTTTTTCACAGGTAAGAACGGTTAAAGAATTAGCCACTAATTGGAAATTTCAAAAGGGGGAAAATATAACGGCTTATCAAACAAATTTTGACGATTCAAAATGGGAAACTGTTACAGTTCCACATGATTGGGCAATTTATGGTCCTTTTGATAAAGAAATTGATAAACAACATGTGGCAATTGTTCAAAATGGAGAACAAGTTGCTTCTGAAAAAACAGGAAGAACTGGTGCTTTACCACATATAGGTACTGCTTGGTACCGCAATACATTTACCCTTCCTCAATATGAAAAAGGTAAAAAAGTAATGTTACTTTTTGAAGGAGCCATGAGCGAGCCAAAAGTATATTTAAATGGTAAAAAAGTAGGAGAGTGGGCGTATGGTTACAGTTATTTTTATTTTGATATTTCAGAAGATATAAAAGAAGGAGAGAATACATTGGCAGTTCAACTTTCTAATAAAGAATTTGCTTCTAGATGGTATCCTGGAGCTGGTTTGTATAGAAAAGTGAGTGTTATTGTAAAAAATAAAACGAGTATTAATCAATGGGGAACTACAATTACAACGCCTATTATTAACAAAGAAATGGCTAAAGTGAATATTAAAACCAACGTTTCTGGAGAAAATATACATTTGTTAACTACCATTTTAAATGCTGAAGGAGAGGAAGTTGCTTCACAAAAAACAAACACCAAATTTGGTGATGAATTTGTCCAAAATATAAAAGTAAACACTCCTAATAGATGGAGCCCAAAAAATCCTTATTTGTACACTGCTAAAACTCAATTGTATGAAGATGATATACTTAAAGATGAGGTTTTAACTCGTTTTGGAATTCGAGAAATTAAGTATGAAGCGGATAAAGGCTTTAGTTTAAATGGTGAAATTACAAAGTTTAAAGGTGTTTGTTTGCACCACGATTTAGGTCCGTTAGGAACTGCAGTTAATAAAGCAGCATTGCGGAGACAATTAACTATTCTAAAAGATATGGGTTGTAACGCAATTCGTAGTTCGCACAATATGCCTTCTTTAGAGCAATTGGAATTATGTGATGAGATGGGTTTTTTATTTTTAGCAGAAAGTTTTGATGAATGGGCAGTGCCAAAAGTTAAAAATGGGTATAACCGTTTTTTTAATGAATATGCTGAAAAAGACATAATTAATTTAGTAAAAGCGACTAAAAATCACCCTAGTATTGTAATGTGGAGTTCGGGAAATGAAGTGCCAGATCAATGGGGAACAGCAGGTGTAAAAAGGGCAAAATGGCTGCAAGATATTTTTCATAGAGAAGATCCAACAAGGCCAGTAACTGTTGGTATGGATCAGGTAAAAGCAACCATAGAATCTGGTTTTGGAGCATTGTTAGATGTGCCTGGTTTAAATTATAGAGTGCATTTATATGAAGAAGCTTATGAGAAATTTCCACAAGGTTTTATTTTAGGCTCTGAAACAGCTTCAACAGTTAGCTCTAGAGGAATTTATAAATTTCCTGTAGTACAAGAAAATATGAAACAATATGATGATTTTCAAAGTTCTTCGTACGATCTGGAAGCTTGTAGCTGGTCAAATGTTCCAGATGAAGATTTTGTATTGCAAGATGATAAACCTTGGGTAATTGGCGAATTTGTTTGGACCGGTTTTGATTATTTAGGAGAACCTACTCCATACGATAAAAGTTGGCCTTCTAGAAGTTCTTATTTTGGAATTAATGATTTGGCTGGTTTGCCAAAAGACCGCTATTATTTGTACAGAAGTCGTTGGAATACTACAGATGAAACACTTCATATCTTGCCACATTGGAACTGGGAAGGTAGAGAGGGAGAAACTACCCCTGTTTTTGTTTATACAAACTATAATAAGGCAGAGCTTTTTGTTAATGGAAAAAGTATGGGAATTCAAGAAAAGAATACAGCTACTCCACAAAACAGGTATCGTTTAATGTGGATGGATGTTAAATACGAACCAGGAACTTTAAAAGTAGTAGCTTTAAATAATGAAGGAAAACCAGTTGCTGAAAAAGAAGTGAAAACAGCTGGAAAACCTTATAAAATTGTATTAAGCCCCGATAGAAAAACAATAAAAGCAGATGGAAAAGATTTGTCGTATGTTACAGTTTCTGTAGTAGATAAAAATGGAATTGAATGTCCTACAGCTATCAATCAATTAAAATTTAAAGTTTCTGGTAGTGGAATTTATCGAGCAGCCTGTAATGGAGATGCTACTTCATTAGAATTATTTCACTTACCAACAATGAAATTGTTTAGCGGAAAATTGGTTGTTACTGTGCAATCAAAAACCGAACTAGGCGACATTCATTTAAAAGTCACTGGAAAAGGTTTAAAAAGTGCAACTGTAGAATTAAATACTGTTAATTAAAGTAAGGTTCTAAAATAATTTTAAAGTATTATTTGTAAGAAACTAAATCAACAAATTAGTATAATTATATCCCTTGAATTTTTTTAGCAACTTCTTGAACTTCATCTAAAACGCGGAATAAATTTCCACCCCAAAGTAGTTCAATTTGTTCTTCGGTATAACCTCTTTTAACTAATTCTATAGTAACATTTAAGGTTTCAGAAGCATCTTTCCAGCCATCTATACCTCCACCGCCATCAAAATCAGAGCTAATACCAACATGTTCTATTCCAATTTTTTCAACTAAATAGTCAATATGATCTACAAAGTCGGCAATATTTACAGGGTCTAGTGTTTTAGATAATGCTTCTATTTTAGGTGCTGCAAGTTTTGTAATTTTTAAGTATTTAGAATAATAGCTAGATTTTGCTTCTTTTTCTAATTTTCTATAAGCGCTCCACGGTATAATTTCAAAATCTTGACTTGCGGCTACTTCATTTAAAATAGCATTGGTCGCCTTTTTATATTTATTATTTTTTTCAGTATCTAAATAGGCTCCAAATGCAACAGTTTGTATAACACCACCGTTTTCTTTTAACCATTGTAGTTGTTCATCATCTAAATTTCTGCTGTGGTTACATAAACCTCTAGCCGATGAGTGTGAGGCAATTATAGGTGCTTTAGAAAGTTCTATCATATCTCTCATTGCTTCTTTTGAAGGATGAGAAATATCAATCATCATTCCCCATTTATTCATTTCGGCAATTACTTCTTTTCCTAATTCGCTAACACCATTATGTAGCCAAATGTTATTTTCTTCACCAGTATTTGAGTCGCATAATTGGCTATGACCGTTATGGCTAAGCGACATATAACGAGCTCCTAAATCGTAAAACTCTTTTACGCGGCTAACGTCGGCACCAATAGGATAGCCATTTTCAACACCAATCATAGCAACTTTTTTACCTTTTTTATTAATAGTTCTAGCTTTTTCTGAAGTGATGGCTAATTCAATTTCATTTGGAGCAAATTCTTCTGTTAATTTGTGAATGGCATTAAATTTTGCAATTGCTTGTTTGTAGGCATTTGCATATCCTTCAGGGGTTAATTCCCCTTGTCCTGTATATACAATAAACCAGGCAACATCCAATCCACCATTTTTCATTTTAGGTAAATTCACCTGATTGTCAAGTTCTTGAGTGTAATTTACATTGTTTGTAAAGTTTTTTGTGTTAATATCTATATGTGTATCAACAGTTAAAACTTTTTTATGAATTTCTGTAGCCATAGTTAATGTATCTATTGTAGGTTTAGGTTCTGGATTAGTAGTTTCAACTTTTTTTTCAGAAATATTTTTACATGAAATTATAGCAAAAATTAAAAGAAAAAGAATTTGTGATGTTTTCATGGGGTTGTTGATTTTTAAAAGATTTTTAAATTTACAAAACTTTAGAAAATAAATTAAGGTAATTTTAAAGAGTCTTATTTAAATTGAATTTTTTTATAAAAAAAACAATTAAGTAAAGAGTAAATTGTATTAATCTTCTATATTTACAAATAAAAAAAGAATTCTATAATTAAATATGTTAGAACTTGCAGGAATAATTATTTTAGGAATTTTAGCACAATGGGTAGCGTGGAGATTTAAAATCCCAGCAATTTTACCGTTAATTTTAATTGGACTATTAGTAGGTCCAATTGCTGCTGAATTTTTGTCGGAAGATGGATCAAAATGGATTGAGCCAATTTGGAATGGTGAAAAAGGATTGTTTCCAGGAGAAGGGCTTTATTACTTTGTTTCTTTAGCAATTAGTATTATTTTATTTGAAGGTGGTTTAACCTTAAAACGAAATGAAATTAAAACGGTAGGACCCGTAATTACAAAGCTTATTACTTTAGGCTCTACAATTACGTTTTTTGGTGCTGGTATTGCGGCACATTATGTATTTGATTTAAATTGGGAAATGTCCTTTTTATTTGCAGCATTAATTATTGTAACCGGACCAACAGTAATAACACCAATTTTAAGAAATATTCCATTAAAAAAAGATGTTTCGGCAGTTTTAAAATGGGAAGGTATTTTAATAGATCCAATAGGAGCCTTAGTTGCGGTATTGGTTTTTGAATTTATTAGCGTTGGTGGAGGTAGTGGTTTTACCAAAACAGCACTGATAGAATTTGGTAAAATTCTTCTTTTTGGTACTACTTTCGGATTTACATTTGCACATGCATTGGCTTTTGCTATCAATAAAAATATGATTCCTCATTATTTATTAAATGTAGTTTCATTATCTACAGTATTATTGGTTTTTGTAGAATCTGAAGTTTTTGCCCACGAATCTGGTCTTTTAGCGGTAGTAGTTATGGGAATGGTTTTAGGAAATAACAAATTAGAGAACATAAAAGAACTACTTTATTTTAAAGAATCTATAAGCGTATTACTTATTTCAATTTTATTTATTTTACTCTCGGCAAACATTAATATAGAAGATATGATGTTGCTGTATAACTGGAAAACTGTTATTTTATTTAGCATAATTATATTTGTAATTAGACCATTGGCAGTATTTTTAAGTACCACAGGATCTAAACTTAAAACAAATGAAAAACTATTTATAAGCTGGGTTGGCCCAAGAGGTATTGTAGCAGCAGGTATTGCTTCTTTATTTGGAAGTAAGTTATTAAAAGCTGGAGTAGAAGGTGCAGAGTACATTACTCCGTTGGTGTTTATGATTGTACTTGGAACCGTTCTCTTAAATGCAACTACAGCGCGTTTATTTGCAAAAATAGTTGGTGTATTTTTAAAGAAATCGGATGGAATTCTAATAGTCGGAGCTTCAAATTTTGCGCGATTAATAGCAACATACCTCAAAAAAAATAATAGAAGAGTTGTATTAATTGATAGTAACTTAGATAATATTAATAAGGCAAAAACCTTAGGTTTAGAAGCTATTGAAGGCAATGTGTATTCAGATGATTTATTGGAAGATGTTGAGTTAAACGATGTTGGTTATCTATTAGCATTAACTGGGGGAGCAGCAGTAAATGAATATGCAATAGAAAAGTTTTCATCAATTTTTGGAGAAAATGGTGCTTTTAGAATTATTTCGACCGATGAAATGCAAAAGGGAGATTTAAAGCCTAAAGACCACTTATTTACGCATAAAGACGACTTTTTAAATCTTAGTGAAGTAGTACGTGATTTTCCGTTAGTAAATGAAGTTGATGTAAATTCTAACGAAGATTATAAAAACATATTAAATGAAATAAATAAAGAGCCAAATGCAATTCCAATGTTTATAAAAGATAAGCATGAAGGAATTCATATTATTTCTTCTTTGGCGAAAGATTTCGTTATTGAAAAAGGAACAACTTTAATGTACCTTGGTAAAACCGTTATTTAAGGTGTTTATTTAATATTGTTTTAATGGATTTATTTTCTTCAAATCAACTTGAAAACAATCTTCCTTTTGATGGAAAATTACTTAATTACGGATTGGTTTTAAACAATACAGCATGCCAATATTATTTTAAAAAATTATTAAATGCTGATTTCTGGAAATATGATGAATTAATTCTATTTGGAAAACAGATTACAACAAAACGAAAAGTTGCCTGGTTTGGAGATAAAAATATACACTATTCGTATTCTAAAATTACAAAAACAGTTTTACCTTGGACTCCTGAAATTCTAGAATTAAAAAAACTGGTAGAATTAAGAACTGGTAAAAAATTTAATTCTTGTTTGTTAAATCTCTACCATAATGGGGCTGAAGGTATGGCTTGGCATTCAGATAATGAAAAAGAATTAGGTGTAAACCCAATAATTGCCTCGCTTAGTTTAGGGGCAACTCGTAAGTTTTCTTTAAAACACAAGGTAACAAAGCAAAAAATTGACCTGCTTCTACCAGCTGGTAATTTAATAGTAATGGAAGGTGAAATGCAACATAAGTGGCTACATAGTTTGCCAAAAACAAAAAAAATACACACTTCAAGAATTAATTTAACTTTTAGAACTATAGTTTAAAAGTTGGTTTAACATAGATATAATATTCACAAAACCTTCTAATAACAATTATTTTTTTTATTGCAAACAATTATTATTTAATTGTTTATGAGTGGATTCTAATAAAAAGAAGCGAAAAGTAAGTCTTGTTGTTATCTCAGATATACATTTAGGAACTTATGGTTGTCATGCAAAAGAGTTATTATCATATTTAAAAAGTATTAACCCAGATACTGTTATTTTAAATGGAGATATTATTGATGTTTGGCAATTTAGCAAGCGGTATTGGCCAAAATCTCATATGAAAATTATCAAATATATTTTTGGGTGGATTTCCCAAGGGAAAGAGATATATTATATAACCGGAAATCACGACGAGATAATGAGAAAATTTGTCGATTTTGAAATTGGTTCATTCTCAATTAAAAATAAGGTAGTACTGGAATTAGGTGCTAAAAAAGCTTGGTTTTTTCATGGAGATGTTTTTGATGTTACCATGCAGCATTCTAAATGGTTAGCTAAATTAGGAGCTATTGGTTATGATACTTTAATTTTAATTAATAGAGGTGTTAATTTTATTAGTAAGTTTTTAGGAAAGGGGAAAATATCTTTATCAAAAA includes the following:
- a CDS encoding alpha-ketoglutarate-dependent dioxygenase AlkB family protein, yielding MDLFSSNQLENNLPFDGKLLNYGLVLNNTACQYYFKKLLNADFWKYDELILFGKQITTKRKVAWFGDKNIHYSYSKITKTVLPWTPEILELKKLVELRTGKKFNSCLLNLYHNGAEGMAWHSDNEKELGVNPIIASLSLGATRKFSLKHKVTKQKIDLLLPAGNLIVMEGEMQHKWLHSLPKTKKIHTSRINLTFRTIV
- a CDS encoding dipeptidase, which encodes MKTSQILFLLIFAIISCKNISEKKVETTNPEPKPTIDTLTMATEIHKKVLTVDTHIDINTKNFTNNVNYTQELDNQVNLPKMKNGGLDVAWFIVYTGQGELTPEGYANAYKQAIAKFNAIHKLTEEFAPNEIELAITSEKARTINKKGKKVAMIGVENGYPIGADVSRVKEFYDLGARYMSLSHNGHSQLCDSNTGEENNIWLHNGVSELGKEVIAEMNKWGMMIDISHPSKEAMRDMIELSKAPIIASHSSARGLCNHSRNLDDEQLQWLKENGGVIQTVAFGAYLDTEKNNKYKKATNAILNEVAASQDFEIIPWSAYRKLEKEAKSSYYSKYLKITKLAAPKIEALSKTLDPVNIADFVDHIDYLVEKIGIEHVGISSDFDGGGGIDGWKDASETLNVTIELVKRGYTEEQIELLWGGNLFRVLDEVQEVAKKIQGI
- a CDS encoding UDP-2,3-diacylglucosamine diphosphatase: MDSNKKKRKVSLVVISDIHLGTYGCHAKELLSYLKSINPDTVILNGDIIDVWQFSKRYWPKSHMKIIKYIFGWISQGKEIYYITGNHDEIMRKFVDFEIGSFSIKNKVVLELGAKKAWFFHGDVFDVTMQHSKWLAKLGAIGYDTLILINRGVNFISKFLGKGKISLSKKIKDSVKSAIKFINDFEETAIDIAIDNKYDYVVCGHIHKPAIKKVENDKGSVTYLNSGDWVENLTALEYHKNKWSIYKYNDDDFKKNTLKLQEDEEDVVDKTAKQLFGELVADFYLKK
- a CDS encoding permease, which gives rise to MTENLKLALDEFIHVGVALFFIIAFVSILTGFVRAYIPQDKLQRKLSKTGKYSGVMGALLGIPTPFCSASMVPVSMGMLEMGAPLAMVFSFLLSAPLANFVVVAFIFAVFGFKVAIVYFLIVFIGAILFGTIVGKTSLVNQVKTIGKKPVGASNNTCGIPSVKQDKAVNVSNVSECSIENQPQVTCSQPQVSSCTATVDSKFLNIKNDKVREAFEFAWSLFKRIMPYVFIGAVISAVSAAFVPDAFVEKYLGNDNPLAILLGAVIGVPLYLRIEMAIPLLSVLIGKGMSMGAAMALLIGGTGASLPEIAIVSSMLKPKAVAAFVGSIIAIAIIGGFIFYFFF
- a CDS encoding glycoside hydrolase family 2 TIM barrel-domain containing protein, with the translated sequence MKKLNIYLLFLISTQFIFSQVRTVKELATNWKFQKGENITAYQTNFDDSKWETVTVPHDWAIYGPFDKEIDKQHVAIVQNGEQVASEKTGRTGALPHIGTAWYRNTFTLPQYEKGKKVMLLFEGAMSEPKVYLNGKKVGEWAYGYSYFYFDISEDIKEGENTLAVQLSNKEFASRWYPGAGLYRKVSVIVKNKTSINQWGTTITTPIINKEMAKVNIKTNVSGENIHLLTTILNAEGEEVASQKTNTKFGDEFVQNIKVNTPNRWSPKNPYLYTAKTQLYEDDILKDEVLTRFGIREIKYEADKGFSLNGEITKFKGVCLHHDLGPLGTAVNKAALRRQLTILKDMGCNAIRSSHNMPSLEQLELCDEMGFLFLAESFDEWAVPKVKNGYNRFFNEYAEKDIINLVKATKNHPSIVMWSSGNEVPDQWGTAGVKRAKWLQDIFHREDPTRPVTVGMDQVKATIESGFGALLDVPGLNYRVHLYEEAYEKFPQGFILGSETASTVSSRGIYKFPVVQENMKQYDDFQSSSYDLEACSWSNVPDEDFVLQDDKPWVIGEFVWTGFDYLGEPTPYDKSWPSRSSYFGINDLAGLPKDRYYLYRSRWNTTDETLHILPHWNWEGREGETTPVFVYTNYNKAELFVNGKSMGIQEKNTATPQNRYRLMWMDVKYEPGTLKVVALNNEGKPVAEKEVKTAGKPYKIVLSPDRKTIKADGKDLSYVTVSVVDKNGIECPTAINQLKFKVSGSGIYRAACNGDATSLELFHLPTMKLFSGKLVVTVQSKTELGDIHLKVTGKGLKSATVELNTVN
- a CDS encoding ArsR/SmtB family transcription factor, whose amino-acid sequence is MKPNLQNSITIFKALSEITRLKIIWLLINMDSKICVSEIIEVLNEPQYNVSRHLRILSKAGLLEENKEGKWVYYFIKKSDGEFMQYIKKAVSVISENDMTFEMQRCKQLLLIREK
- a CDS encoding cation:proton antiporter, which gives rise to MLELAGIIILGILAQWVAWRFKIPAILPLILIGLLVGPIAAEFLSEDGSKWIEPIWNGEKGLFPGEGLYYFVSLAISIILFEGGLTLKRNEIKTVGPVITKLITLGSTITFFGAGIAAHYVFDLNWEMSFLFAALIIVTGPTVITPILRNIPLKKDVSAVLKWEGILIDPIGALVAVLVFEFISVGGGSGFTKTALIEFGKILLFGTTFGFTFAHALAFAINKNMIPHYLLNVVSLSTVLLVFVESEVFAHESGLLAVVVMGMVLGNNKLENIKELLYFKESISVLLISILFILLSANINIEDMMLLYNWKTVILFSIIIFVIRPLAVFLSTTGSKLKTNEKLFISWVGPRGIVAAGIASLFGSKLLKAGVEGAEYITPLVFMIVLGTVLLNATTARLFAKIVGVFLKKSDGILIVGASNFARLIATYLKKNNRRVVLIDSNLDNINKAKTLGLEAIEGNVYSDDLLEDVELNDVGYLLALTGGAAVNEYAIEKFSSIFGENGAFRIISTDEMQKGDLKPKDHLFTHKDDFLNLSEVVRDFPLVNEVDVNSNEDYKNILNEINKEPNAIPMFIKDKHEGIHIISSLAKDFVIEKGTTLMYLGKTVI